From one Pseudactinotalea sp. HY158 genomic stretch:
- a CDS encoding 1-acyl-sn-glycerol-3-phosphate acyltransferase encodes MSRAAGKPTPGQSIRPEDIRRWGTAWSRRVGQFLARIVWNTTIIGAENIPATGRIIVAANHTGIIDGPVLHGALPRRSHFIIKEEAFSGFIGILMRGAGQIPVDRKSGRAALTTALALLNEDRLVGVFPEGTRGRGDVTDAKAGVAWLAVRAQAPVVPVAILGTRRPGDKRGHVPGFRARLAVVIGEPFVAADPALGTGRAAVTAAVEQVRTHMADNVAAAIARTGIDLPESAE; translated from the coding sequence ATGAGCCGGGCGGCCGGCAAGCCCACCCCGGGCCAGTCCATCCGCCCCGAGGACATCCGCCGATGGGGAACCGCGTGGTCGCGGCGCGTGGGCCAGTTCCTCGCCCGGATCGTGTGGAACACGACGATCATCGGGGCCGAGAACATCCCCGCCACGGGCCGGATCATCGTGGCGGCGAACCACACGGGCATCATCGACGGGCCGGTGTTGCACGGCGCGTTGCCGCGCCGGTCGCACTTCATCATCAAGGAGGAGGCGTTCTCCGGCTTCATCGGGATCCTCATGCGCGGGGCCGGGCAGATACCGGTCGACCGCAAGAGCGGCCGGGCGGCGCTGACGACCGCCCTCGCGCTGCTGAACGAGGACCGGCTCGTGGGCGTGTTCCCGGAGGGCACTCGCGGCCGCGGCGATGTGACCGACGCGAAGGCCGGGGTCGCGTGGCTCGCGGTCCGGGCGCAGGCTCCGGTCGTTCCCGTCGCGATCCTCGGCACCCGTCGGCCCGGCGACAAGCGCGGCCACGTGCCGGGATTCCGGGCCCGCCTGGCCGTCGTGATCGGCGAGCCGTTCGTCGCGGCCGACCCCGCGCTCGGCACGGGCCGTGCGGCCGTCACCGCCGCGGTCGAGCAGGTGCGCACCCACATGGCCGACAACGTCGCGGCCGCGATCGCCCGGACCGGGATCGACCTGCCCGAGTCCGCCGAGTGA
- the cmk gene encoding (d)CMP kinase, producing MTTVAIDGPSGSGKSTISRAIARELGMGYLDTGAMYRCATWWCHRRGVDLTDRAATAAAVAAVPWIIGTDPLDPRFVVDGVDVTGAIRETRIATEVSKVATNLAVRAWMKEAQRAIIAAAPAGIIAEGRDITTVIAPDADVRILLVADESARLARRAREVHGSDDPAALAATADQVVRRDADDSTVSNFRMAADGVITVDSTHLTLPETIAAVRELVLGA from the coding sequence GTGACGACCGTGGCGATCGACGGACCCTCCGGATCCGGCAAGTCGACCATCTCCCGGGCGATCGCCCGGGAACTGGGCATGGGCTACCTCGACACCGGGGCCATGTACCGATGCGCCACCTGGTGGTGCCATCGCCGCGGGGTCGACCTGACCGACCGGGCGGCCACGGCGGCCGCGGTCGCCGCGGTGCCCTGGATCATCGGCACGGACCCACTCGACCCGCGCTTCGTCGTCGACGGCGTCGACGTGACCGGCGCGATCCGCGAGACCCGCATCGCGACCGAGGTCTCGAAGGTCGCCACCAACCTGGCCGTCCGGGCCTGGATGAAGGAGGCGCAGCGCGCGATCATCGCCGCCGCGCCGGCCGGCATCATCGCCGAGGGGCGCGACATCACCACGGTCATCGCCCCCGATGCCGACGTGCGGATCCTGCTCGTGGCCGACGAGTCCGCCCGGCTCGCGCGGCGCGCCCGGGAGGTCCACGGCAGCGACGATCCGGCGGCCCTGGCCGCGACCGCCGACCAGGTGGTGCGCCGCGACGCCGACGACTCGACCGTCTCGAACTTCCGGATGGCGGCCGACGGGGTGATCACCGTCGACTCGACGCACCTGACCCTGCCCGAGACGATCGCGGCCGTGCGCGAGCTGGTGCTGGGCGCATGA